A DNA window from Bacteroides cellulosilyticus contains the following coding sequences:
- a CDS encoding DUF4248 domain-containing protein — MKEENFDWLLSGCHALSRVAQAYYPCELNTSSIRSFRKHVRELPALYADLLSVEYTDKLVNLTPLQNAVIVRHLGFPDQVRREHGRRKKEGEG; from the coding sequence ATGAAAGAAGAAAATTTTGATTGGTTGCTTTCGGGCTGCCATGCCTTGTCCCGGGTGGCACAGGCGTATTATCCGTGTGAGCTTAACACTTCGTCCATCCGTTCGTTCCGGAAGCATGTGCGCGAACTTCCCGCCTTGTATGCCGACTTGCTGAGTGTGGAATATACCGACAAGTTGGTTAATCTGACTCCACTCCAGAACGCGGTGATTGTACGCCATCTGGGCTTTCCGGATCAGGTGAGAAGAGAACACGGAAGGCGGAAGAAGGAAGGGGAGGGGTAA
- a CDS encoding TM1812 family CRISPR-associated protein, producing MTEEELRQRLERTRQRYERQEIRLDALLQSMQNNRDKMEQIEYALAMMERAGTQRLRPRIVHYAEIRNFIAYASRLYDRLQSRLHRHLNYAYFCSVICSRYLFESRFHVRDRHFLNFTTILSYFKQERGR from the coding sequence ATGACTGAAGAAGAATTGAGACAACGCCTCGAACGTACAAGGCAACGTTATGAACGTCAGGAAATCCGCCTGGATGCCTTGCTGCAAAGCATGCAGAACAATCGTGATAAAATGGAGCAAATAGAATATGCCCTGGCAATGATGGAACGCGCCGGCACGCAACGCTTGCGTCCCCGCATTGTTCACTACGCGGAGATACGCAACTTCATAGCATACGCTTCCCGGCTCTACGACCGCCTACAGTCGCGTTTGCACCGGCATCTGAATTATGCTTACTTCTGTAGCGTCATCTGCTCGCGCTATTTGTTCGAAAGCCGCTTTCATGTCCGCGACCGTCATTTCCTTAATTTCACCACCATCTTGTCCTACTTCAAGCAAGAGAGAGGGAGATAA
- a CDS encoding AAA family ATPase, producing MDPLKYIVPGRKRLPYGMMNFAVIRREDYYYVDKTRFIPMIEEADRFFFFIRPRRFGKSLTLNLLQHYYDVRTRDRFEDLFGDLYIGQHPTPSRNTYLVLYLNFSGITGELNNYRKGLDAHCGITFENFCKKYADLLPQGTPEGLCAVSGAVEQLDYLYQACERAGQKMYLFIDEYDHFTNAILADPESLHRYTNETHGEGYLRAFFNKVKAGTYSSIERCFITGVSPVTMDDLTSGFNIGTNYSLTPEFNQLMGFTEEEVREMLTYYSTTSPFHHTVDELIEIMKPWYDNYCFAQKSYGGTTMYNSNMVLYFVKNYILYGNAPDNMVEENIRIDYEKLRMLIRKDKEFAHDASVIQTLVSQGFITGELKTGFPASGITNPDNFVSLLYYFGMLTISGTHEGKTKLTIPNLVVQEQLYTYLLNTYNDADLSFSSYEKSELASRLAYRGDWQAYFDYIADCLKTYASQRDKQKGEFFVHGFTLAMTAQNRFYRPVSEQDTQAGYVDIFLCPMLDIYSDMTHSYIVELKYAKYKDPETRVEELRQEAIAQANRYADTDTVKRAIGSTRLHKIVVVYKGMEMRVCEEIS from the coding sequence ATGGATCCATTGAAATACATAGTACCCGGCAGAAAACGTCTCCCTTACGGCATGATGAACTTCGCGGTCATCCGTCGTGAAGATTATTATTATGTGGATAAGACCCGCTTCATCCCCATGATAGAGGAGGCGGATCGATTCTTTTTCTTCATCCGCCCCCGTCGATTCGGTAAGAGCTTGACGCTGAACCTACTGCAACACTACTACGACGTGCGCACCCGCGACCGGTTCGAAGACCTCTTTGGCGACCTGTACATCGGCCAACACCCCACACCGAGCCGTAATACTTATCTGGTGCTCTACCTCAATTTCTCCGGCATCACCGGCGAACTGAACAACTATCGCAAAGGACTGGATGCGCACTGTGGGATTACTTTCGAGAACTTCTGCAAGAAATATGCCGACCTTCTGCCGCAAGGCACTCCGGAAGGATTGTGTGCCGTGAGCGGAGCAGTGGAACAGTTGGATTACCTCTATCAGGCCTGCGAACGTGCCGGACAGAAGATGTATCTTTTCATCGACGAATACGACCACTTCACCAACGCCATCCTCGCCGACCCCGAAAGCCTGCACCGCTACACCAACGAAACGCATGGTGAAGGCTACCTGCGCGCTTTCTTCAATAAAGTAAAAGCAGGGACTTATTCCAGCATCGAGCGTTGTTTCATCACAGGAGTAAGCCCCGTGACGATGGACGACCTCACCAGCGGCTTCAACATCGGTACCAACTACTCTCTCACACCGGAGTTTAACCAGCTGATGGGCTTCACGGAAGAGGAAGTGCGCGAGATGCTGACCTACTATTCTACTACCAGCCCCTTCCACCACACCGTAGACGAACTGATAGAGATAATGAAACCGTGGTACGACAACTATTGCTTCGCGCAGAAAAGCTACGGCGGAACTACGATGTACAACTCCAATATGGTGCTTTACTTCGTTAAGAACTACATCTTGTACGGTAATGCTCCGGATAACATGGTAGAAGAGAACATCCGCATCGACTACGAGAAACTGCGCATGCTCATCCGCAAGGACAAGGAATTTGCCCATGACGCTTCCGTCATCCAGACGCTGGTGAGCCAGGGCTTCATCACCGGTGAACTGAAGACCGGCTTTCCTGCCTCCGGCATCACCAATCCGGACAACTTCGTGAGCTTGCTCTACTATTTCGGTATGCTCACCATCAGCGGCACGCACGAAGGAAAAACGAAACTGACCATCCCCAATCTGGTGGTGCAGGAACAACTCTATACTTATCTGCTGAACACCTACAACGATGCCGACCTCAGTTTCAGCAGCTACGAGAAGAGTGAACTGGCAAGCCGTCTCGCCTATCGGGGTGACTGGCAAGCCTACTTCGACTACATCGCCGACTGCCTGAAAACCTACGCCTCGCAGCGCGACAAGCAGAAAGGCGAGTTCTTCGTTCACGGCTTCACCCTCGCCATGACCGCACAGAACCGCTTCTACCGCCCCGTCTCCGAACAGGACACGCAGGCGGGTTACGTCGACATCTTCCTCTGCCCCATGCTGGACATCTACTCCGACATGACGCACAGCTACATCGTGGAGCTGAAATATGCCAAATACAAAGATCCCGAAACCCGCGTGGAAGAATTGCGTCAGGAAGCCATCGCCCAAGCCAACCGCTACGCCGATACCGACACGGTGAAGCGCGCCATCGGCAGCACCCGCCTGCACAAGATTGTGGTGGTATATAAGGGGATGGAAATGCGAGTGTGCGAGGAAATTTCTTAA
- a CDS encoding tyrosine-type recombinase/integrase: protein MNTERIEKDNGKMDLALYMAEVIEELRQDRKYPAVHIYTSTLHSFAKFSGGMMPMNEVFTPGRLKEYEDWLLQRRLRWNTVSTYMRTLQAVYNRLFPPGMPGCNPKLFDDVYTKMKSQTKRALTEEQTNRLMYADSDTFPEEVRRARGYFLLMFLLRGMPFIDLAHLRKVDVQGNRIVYRRHKTGKQMTVCIPKEALPLLKEFKNKDSTSLYLFPILNAAQKEDYTSYEYYQKALRDFNKMLGVLARWLLPGVKISSYTARHTWATLAYHMDMPIGIICQALGHSSVRVTETYLKPFENERVDKANRKLISTVRKGKWGNDMICNML, encoded by the coding sequence ATGAATACAGAAAGAATTGAGAAAGATAATGGAAAGATGGATTTAGCGTTGTATATGGCGGAGGTCATTGAAGAGTTGAGGCAGGACAGGAAGTATCCGGCGGTGCATATCTATACCAGTACGCTGCATTCCTTTGCAAAGTTCTCCGGTGGTATGATGCCTATGAATGAAGTGTTTACTCCGGGGCGGCTGAAGGAGTATGAGGATTGGTTGCTGCAAAGGCGATTGAGGTGGAATACTGTTTCTACCTATATGCGCACCTTGCAGGCGGTGTATAACCGACTGTTCCCGCCCGGCATGCCGGGATGCAATCCTAAACTCTTTGATGACGTGTATACCAAGATGAAGTCGCAAACCAAACGTGCATTGACGGAAGAACAGACGAACCGGCTGATGTATGCAGACTCCGATACATTTCCCGAAGAGGTACGACGTGCACGGGGCTACTTCTTGCTGATGTTCCTGTTGCGCGGTATGCCGTTCATTGATTTGGCACACCTGCGCAAGGTAGACGTGCAAGGCAACAGGATTGTGTATCGCCGCCACAAGACGGGCAAGCAGATGACGGTGTGTATTCCCAAAGAAGCATTGCCTTTACTGAAAGAGTTTAAAAATAAAGACAGTACTTCGCTTTATCTTTTCCCCATATTGAATGCTGCGCAAAAAGAGGATTATACATCGTATGAATACTATCAGAAGGCCTTGCGTGATTTTAATAAGATGCTGGGCGTATTGGCACGATGGCTACTCCCCGGTGTAAAAATCAGTTCCTACACTGCCCGCCATACATGGGCCACGCTGGCTTATCATATGGACATGCCCATCGGCATCATTTGCCAGGCATTAGGACACTCTTCGGTTCGTGTGACGGAAACTTATCTGAAACCCTTCGAAAATGAAAGAGTGGATAAGGCTAATCGTAAATTGATTTCTACTGTTAGAAAAGGTAAATGGGGGAATGATATGATATGCAATATGCTATGA
- a CDS encoding AAA family ATPase: MFPLIQETINIFVRKKRKVYEKGCHQVAYCYQASGSNATMLSTELSSALRGYPLEYETYPLSFNEYCRFKEINVIPAWKWLLQEEAVSF; the protein is encoded by the coding sequence ATGTTTCCTTTAATTCAGGAAACTATTAATATCTTTGTCCGTAAAAAAAGGAAAGTGTATGAGAAAGGATGTCATCAAGTCGCTTATTGCTATCAAGCAAGCGGAAGTAATGCCACCATGCTTTCCACAGAGTTGAGTTCGGCTTTACGTGGCTATCCTCTGGAATATGAAACTTATCCGCTTTCGTTCAATGAATATTGCCGTTTCAAGGAAATCAACGTGATACCTGCATGGAAATGGCTGTTGCAGGAAGAGGCTGTGTCTTTTTGA